One window from the genome of Pseudomonas sp. L5B5 encodes:
- a CDS encoding bifunctional transcriptional activator/DNA repair enzyme AdaA, which translates to MENAPLLFQLPDDDTLYQALLARDPAYEGFAFVGVKSTGVFCRLTCAARKPKRENTMFFGSIKGCVEAGFRACLRCRPLERAGVQEPWVKTLLEQLGGDPERRWHEDDLIALGLDPSTVRRAFKRYFGVTFLEMARLRRMGQGMQQLSCGESVIEAQISAGFDSDSGFRRAFGRLAGQPPSNLRGRELLKVDWLQTPIGVMLAVADAQVLHLLEFFDRPALASELQSLQKSSGSSIGFGRFAPIDQIEAELQRYFAGDAVHFATPLAMNASAFTRTVWQALRAIPPGSTCSYAEVARQIGSPTAVRAVARANGANQISIVIACHRVIGADGSLTGYGGGLWRKRWLLEHERRMLQAAQGSPAVA; encoded by the coding sequence CTTTGCCTTTGTCGGGGTGAAGAGCACCGGCGTGTTCTGCCGCCTGACCTGCGCCGCACGCAAGCCCAAGCGCGAGAACACGATGTTCTTCGGCTCCATCAAGGGCTGTGTCGAAGCGGGATTCCGTGCCTGCCTGCGCTGTCGCCCACTGGAGCGGGCCGGGGTCCAGGAGCCTTGGGTGAAGACCCTGCTCGAACAGTTGGGCGGCGACCCGGAGCGTCGCTGGCATGAAGACGACCTGATCGCCCTGGGGCTGGACCCGTCCACCGTGCGCCGCGCATTCAAGCGCTATTTCGGTGTCACCTTTCTGGAAATGGCGCGCCTGCGACGCATGGGCCAGGGCATGCAGCAGCTGTCTTGCGGAGAGTCGGTGATCGAGGCGCAGATCAGCGCCGGGTTCGACTCCGACAGTGGCTTTCGTCGTGCCTTCGGCCGTCTGGCGGGCCAGCCGCCGTCGAACCTGCGGGGCCGGGAACTGCTCAAGGTCGATTGGCTGCAGACGCCCATCGGGGTGATGCTGGCGGTGGCGGATGCCCAGGTCCTGCATCTGCTGGAGTTCTTCGATCGCCCGGCGCTGGCCAGCGAACTGCAGAGCCTGCAAAAGAGCAGTGGTTCGAGCATAGGCTTCGGGCGTTTTGCTCCCATCGATCAGATCGAGGCCGAATTGCAACGCTACTTCGCCGGCGACGCGGTGCATTTCGCCACACCGCTGGCGATGAACGCCTCGGCCTTTACCCGTACGGTCTGGCAGGCGCTGCGCGCGATTCCCCCAGGCAGCACGTGCAGCTACGCCGAGGTGGCACGGCAGATCGGCTCGCCGACAGCGGTGCGGGCAGTGGCTCGGGCCAATGGGGCCAACCAGATTTCCATCGTCATCGCCTGCCATCGGGTGATCGGCGCTGATGGTTCCCTGACTGGCTATGGCGGCGGTCTGTGGCGCAAGCGCTGGCTGCTGGAGCACGAGCGACGCATGCTCCAGGCCGCGCAGGGGAGCCCGGCGGTGGCCTGA
- a CDS encoding DUF4124 domain-containing protein, which yields MRVAAFCLLWIIMLPASAALYRYIDDEGHRTFSDRPPGDSPLAIEEPAGGLIRAPIVRPSPIASPPRRKPYTQIRLDGITDQETLRANNGSLRIRARLQPPLQPSHRLRLVLDGEPHGSPGRGPQLQLENLDRGRHRLVLQVLEGERVLQQSPEIVFVLLRVHR from the coding sequence ATGCGCGTCGCGGCTTTTTGCCTGTTGTGGATAATCATGCTGCCGGCCAGTGCAGCCCTCTATCGCTATATAGATGACGAAGGCCATCGCACCTTCAGCGACCGGCCACCGGGCGATTCGCCGCTGGCGATCGAGGAGCCGGCCGGCGGCTTGATCCGGGCGCCGATCGTGCGCCCCTCGCCCATCGCTTCGCCGCCCCGGCGAAAGCCCTACACACAAATCCGACTCGACGGCATCACGGACCAGGAAACCCTGCGGGCCAACAATGGCAGCCTGCGCATCCGGGCCCGGCTGCAACCGCCACTGCAGCCGTCCCATCGCCTGCGTCTGGTGCTGGACGGCGAGCCTCATGGCAGTCCCGGCCGGGGACCTCAGCTGCAACTGGAGAACCTCGATCGCGGCCGGCATCGCCTGGTACTGCAGGTTCTGGAGGGCGAGCGAGTCTTGCAGCAAAGCCCGGAGATCGTGTTCGTCCTGCTGCGCGTCCATCGTTGA
- the typA gene encoding translational GTPase TypA, producing the protein MIENLRNIAIIAHVDHGKTTLVDKLLRQSGTLERNELNDERVMDSNDQEKERGITILAKNTAINWNGYHINIVDTPGHADFGGEVERVMSMVDSVLLLVDAQDGPMPQTRFVTKKAFEAGLRPIVVINKVDRPGARPDWVLDQIFDLFDNLGATEEQLDFKVVYASALNGIAGLDHTEMAEDMTPLYQSIIDNVPAPSVDRDGPFQMQISALDYNSFLGVIGVGRIARGRVKPNTPVVAIDTEGKKRNGRILKLMGHHGLHRVDVEEALAGDIVCISGFDELFISDTLCDPLNVEAMKPLTVDEPTVSMTFQVNDSPFCGKEGKFVTSRNIKERLDKELLFNVALRVEEGDSADKFKVSGRGELHLSVLIETMRREGFEMAVGRPEVIIREVNGTKQEPFENVTIDIPEDSQGKVMEEMGLRKGDLTNMVPDGKGRVRLEYNIPARGLIGFRNQFLTLTNGAGILTSIFDRYDTMKSGHMSGRQNGVLVSVETGKALTYSLETLQARGKLFVEHGQEIYNGQIVGLNSRDNDLGVNPTKGKKLDNMRASGKDETIALVPPVRFTLEQALEFIQDDELCEVTPKSIRLRKKILDEGERTRAAKKAKN; encoded by the coding sequence GTGATCGAAAATCTACGCAACATCGCCATCATCGCCCACGTTGACCATGGTAAGACCACCCTGGTAGACAAACTCCTGCGTCAATCCGGCACCCTGGAGCGCAACGAGCTCAACGACGAGCGCGTGATGGACTCCAACGACCAGGAAAAAGAGCGCGGCATTACCATCCTGGCTAAAAACACCGCCATCAACTGGAACGGCTACCACATCAACATCGTGGACACCCCGGGCCACGCCGACTTCGGCGGCGAAGTTGAACGTGTAATGTCGATGGTCGACTCCGTTCTGCTGCTGGTTGACGCTCAAGACGGCCCTATGCCGCAAACCCGTTTCGTGACCAAGAAGGCTTTCGAAGCCGGCCTGCGTCCGATCGTGGTAATCAACAAGGTCGACCGTCCGGGCGCTCGTCCTGACTGGGTTCTGGACCAGATCTTCGACCTGTTCGACAACCTCGGTGCTACCGAAGAACAGCTGGACTTCAAAGTCGTCTACGCCTCGGCCCTGAACGGCATCGCCGGCCTGGACCACACCGAGATGGCCGAAGACATGACCCCGCTGTACCAGTCGATCATCGACAACGTGCCAGCGCCAAGCGTCGACCGTGACGGTCCGTTCCAGATGCAGATCTCTGCCCTGGACTACAACAGCTTCCTGGGTGTGATCGGCGTTGGCCGTATCGCTCGTGGTCGCGTCAAGCCGAACACTCCGGTTGTCGCCATCGACACCGAAGGCAAGAAGCGCAACGGCCGTATCCTGAAGCTGATGGGTCACCACGGTCTGCACCGCGTTGACGTCGAAGAAGCCCTGGCTGGCGACATCGTCTGCATCAGCGGTTTCGACGAGCTGTTCATCTCCGACACCCTGTGCGACCCGCTGAACGTTGAAGCGATGAAGCCGCTGACCGTCGACGAGCCGACCGTTTCCATGACCTTCCAGGTCAACGACTCGCCGTTCTGCGGTAAAGAAGGCAAGTTCGTGACCTCCCGTAACATCAAGGAGCGTCTGGACAAGGAGCTGCTGTTCAACGTTGCACTGCGCGTTGAAGAAGGCGACTCGGCTGACAAGTTCAAGGTTTCCGGCCGTGGTGAGCTGCACCTGTCGGTACTGATCGAAACCATGCGTCGCGAAGGCTTCGAGATGGCTGTAGGCCGTCCTGAAGTGATCATCCGCGAAGTCAACGGTACCAAGCAGGAACCGTTCGAAAACGTCACCATCGACATCCCTGAAGATTCCCAGGGCAAGGTCATGGAAGAGATGGGCCTGCGTAAGGGCGACCTGACCAACATGGTGCCGGATGGCAAGGGCCGTGTTCGCCTGGAATACAACATCCCTGCTCGCGGCCTGATCGGTTTCCGTAACCAGTTCCTGACCCTGACCAACGGTGCTGGCATCCTGACCTCGATCTTCGACCGTTACGACACCATGAAGTCCGGCCACATGTCCGGCCGTCAGAACGGTGTCCTGGTTTCGGTTGAAACCGGCAAGGCCCTGACCTACTCCCTGGAAACCCTGCAGGCGCGCGGCAAGCTGTTCGTCGAGCACGGCCAGGAGATCTACAACGGTCAGATCGTTGGTCTGAACAGCCGTGACAACGACCTGGGCGTCAACCCTACCAAGGGCAAGAAGCTCGACAACATGCGTGCTTCGGGTAAAGACGAAACCATCGCCCTGGTTCCACCTGTTCGCTTCACCCTGGAACAGGCTCTGGAATTCATCCAGGACGATGAATTGTGCGAAGTGACTCCTAAGTCCATCCGTCTGCGCAAGAAGATCCTGGACGAAGGCGAGCGTACCCGCGCTGCCAAGAAAGCCAAGAACTGA
- a CDS encoding YkgJ family cysteine cluster protein yields MMNSNLIAAAEIDRLDTWAKYSAPMCGSCMSSCCTLPVEVKIKDLIRIGIVDEFERGEPAKNIAKRLQKEGIVERYNQKSEIFTLQRMSNNDCLYLDRKSRLCTIYDKRPDTCRNHPKIGPRPGYCAYKPKPLERPSNTSRRTLERF; encoded by the coding sequence TTGATGAACTCCAACCTGATTGCCGCCGCGGAAATCGATCGCCTCGATACCTGGGCCAAGTACTCCGCGCCCATGTGCGGTTCCTGCATGTCCAGTTGCTGCACACTGCCAGTGGAAGTGAAGATCAAGGACCTGATCCGCATCGGCATCGTCGACGAGTTCGAGCGGGGCGAGCCGGCGAAGAACATCGCCAAGCGCCTGCAGAAGGAAGGTATCGTCGAGCGCTACAACCAGAAGTCGGAAATCTTCACCTTGCAGCGCATGAGCAACAACGACTGCCTGTATCTGGACCGCAAGAGCCGCCTGTGCACCATTTACGACAAGCGACCCGACACCTGCCGCAACCATCCCAAGATCGGCCCGCGCCCAGGCTACTGCGCCTACAAGCCCAAGCCCCTGGAACGCCCGAGCAACACCAGCCGGCGGACCCTGGAACGCTTCTGA
- the thiI gene encoding tRNA uracil 4-sulfurtransferase ThiI: MKLIVKVFPEITIKSRPVRTRFIRQLAKNIRAVLRDLDPAVVVNGVWDNLELETAVSEPKALKDMTERLCCMPGIAHFLQVDEYPLGDFDDIVAKCKQHFGDALSGKVFAVRCKRAGKHEFSSMDVEKYVGSQLRRQCGAAGISLKEPQIEVRMEIRDQRLFVIHSQHNGIGGYPLGALEQTLVLMSGGFDSTVAAYQIMRRGLMGHFCFFNLGGRAHELGVMEVAHYIWKKYGSSQRVLFVSVPFEEVLGEILGKVDDSHMGVILKRMMLRAASSIAERLHIDALVTGEAISQVSSQTLPNLSVIDCVTDKLVLRPLIASHKQDIIDLANQIGTADFAKHMPEYCGVISVNPKTNAKRHRVEHEEKEFDMAVLERAIERAKLVPIDRVIDELGQDLKVEEVDEALAGQIVIDIRHPDAQEDDPLELSGIEVQALPFYAVNARFKELDPNRQYLLYCDKGVMSRLHAHHLLSEGHANVRVYRPS, translated from the coding sequence ATGAAACTAATCGTTAAAGTTTTCCCGGAAATCACCATCAAGAGCCGCCCGGTTCGGACGCGTTTCATCCGCCAGCTGGCCAAGAACATCCGTGCCGTGCTCCGCGACCTGGACCCGGCCGTGGTGGTCAATGGTGTATGGGACAACCTCGAGCTGGAAACCGCCGTCAGCGAGCCCAAGGCCCTGAAGGACATGACCGAGCGCCTGTGCTGCATGCCCGGCATCGCGCATTTTCTGCAGGTCGACGAGTACCCCCTGGGTGACTTCGACGATATCGTCGCCAAGTGCAAGCAGCACTTTGGCGATGCCCTCTCGGGCAAGGTTTTCGCCGTGCGCTGCAAGCGTGCCGGCAAGCATGAATTCAGTTCCATGGATGTGGAAAAGTACGTCGGCAGCCAGTTGCGCCGGCAGTGCGGTGCGGCGGGAATTTCCCTTAAAGAGCCGCAGATCGAAGTGCGAATGGAAATTCGCGACCAACGGTTGTTCGTGATCCATAGCCAGCACAACGGCATCGGTGGTTATCCGCTGGGTGCCCTGGAACAGACCCTGGTGCTGATGTCCGGTGGTTTCGACTCCACTGTGGCGGCCTACCAGATCATGCGCCGCGGCCTGATGGGGCATTTCTGCTTCTTCAACCTGGGTGGACGTGCCCATGAACTGGGCGTGATGGAAGTCGCGCACTATATTTGGAAGAAGTACGGCAGCTCCCAGCGGGTGCTGTTCGTCAGCGTGCCGTTCGAGGAAGTGCTCGGCGAGATCCTTGGCAAGGTCGACGACAGTCATATGGGCGTCATCTTGAAGCGTATGATGTTGCGTGCCGCGTCGAGCATCGCCGAACGCCTGCACATCGACGCGCTGGTGACCGGCGAGGCGATTTCCCAGGTGTCCAGCCAGACCCTGCCGAACCTGTCCGTGATCGACTGCGTGACCGACAAGCTGGTGCTGCGGCCGCTGATCGCCAGCCACAAGCAGGACATCATCGACCTGGCCAACCAGATTGGCACCGCTGACTTCGCCAAGCACATGCCGGAGTACTGCGGGGTCATCTCGGTGAACCCCAAGACCAATGCCAAGCGCCATCGCGTCGAGCATGAAGAGAAAGAATTCGACATGGCCGTGCTCGAGCGTGCTATCGAGCGGGCCAAGCTGGTGCCGATCGATCGAGTGATCGACGAGCTGGGCCAGGACCTCAAGGTCGAGGAAGTCGACGAAGCCCTGGCCGGCCAGATCGTCATCGACATCCGCCATCCGGATGCCCAGGAAGACGATCCGCTGGAACTGTCGGGGATCGAAGTGCAAGCGTTGCCGTTCTATGCGGTGAACGCTCGTTTCAAGGAACTGGATCCCAACCGCCAGTACCTGCTGTATTGCGACAAAGGCGTCATGAGTCGCCTGCATGCTCACCATCTGCTCAGCGAGGGACATGCCAATGTGCGCGTTTATAGACCGAGCTAA
- the glnA gene encoding glutamate--ammonia ligase, whose translation MSKSVQLIKDHDVKWIDLRFTDTKGTQHHVTMPARDALDDDFFEAGKMFDGSSIAGWKGIEASDMILMPDDETAVLDPFTEEPTLILVCDIIEPSSMQGYDRDPRAIAKRAEEHLKATGIGDTVFAGPEPEFFIFDQVKFKSDISGSMFKIYSEQGSWMSDQDVEGGNKGHRPGIKGGYFPVPPFDHDHEIRTSMCNALEEMGLTVEVHHHEVATAGQNEIGVKFNTLVKKADETQTLKYVVHNVADAYGRTATFMPKPLYGDNGSGMHVHMSIWKDGKNTFAGEGYAGLSDTALYFIGGIIKHGKALNGFTNPATNSYKRLVPGFEAPVMLAYSARNRSASIRIPYVSSPKARRIEARFPDPAANPYLCFAALLMAGLDGIQNKIHPGDAADKNLYDLPPEEAKEIPQVCGSLKEALEELDKGRAFLTKGGVFSDDFIDAYIALKSEEEIKVRTFVHPLEYELYYSC comes from the coding sequence ATGTCGAAGTCGGTTCAACTCATCAAAGATCATGACGTCAAGTGGATTGATCTGCGCTTCACAGACACCAAGGGCACTCAACATCACGTGACCATGCCGGCTCGTGATGCACTGGATGACGACTTCTTCGAAGCGGGCAAGATGTTCGACGGCTCCTCCATCGCTGGCTGGAAAGGCATCGAAGCCTCCGACATGATCCTGATGCCGGACGACGAAACCGCCGTACTGGATCCGTTCACCGAAGAACCGACCCTGATCCTGGTGTGCGACATCATCGAGCCTTCGAGCATGCAGGGCTACGACCGCGACCCGCGCGCGATCGCCAAGCGCGCCGAAGAGCACCTGAAAGCCACCGGTATCGGCGACACCGTATTCGCAGGCCCTGAGCCTGAGTTCTTCATCTTCGACCAGGTGAAGTTCAAGTCCGACATCTCCGGCTCGATGTTCAAGATCTACTCCGAGCAAGGCTCGTGGATGTCCGACCAGGACGTGGAAGGCGGCAACAAGGGCCACCGTCCAGGCATCAAGGGCGGCTACTTCCCGGTTCCACCGTTCGACCACGACCACGAAATCCGTACCTCCATGTGCAACGCACTGGAAGAAATGGGCCTGACCGTCGAAGTTCACCACCACGAAGTGGCAACTGCCGGCCAGAACGAAATCGGCGTCAAGTTCAACACCCTGGTGAAGAAGGCCGACGAAACCCAGACCCTGAAGTACGTCGTGCACAACGTGGCCGACGCCTACGGCCGTACCGCCACCTTCATGCCCAAGCCACTGTACGGTGACAACGGCTCGGGCATGCACGTGCACATGTCGATCTGGAAAGACGGCAAGAACACCTTCGCAGGTGAAGGTTATGCCGGCCTGTCCGACACCGCCCTGTACTTCATCGGCGGCATCATCAAGCACGGCAAGGCCCTGAACGGCTTCACCAACCCGGCCACCAACTCCTACAAGCGCCTGGTTCCAGGCTTCGAAGCTCCGGTAATGCTGGCCTACTCGGCTCGCAACCGCTCCGCTTCGATCCGCATTCCTTACGTGTCGAGCCCTAAAGCCCGCCGTATCGAAGCACGCTTCCCGGACCCGGCTGCCAACCCGTACCTGTGCTTCGCTGCACTGCTGATGGCCGGCCTGGATGGTATTCAGAACAAGATCCACCCTGGCGATGCCGCTGACAAAAACCTGTACGACCTGCCGCCTGAAGAGGCGAAAGAGATCCCACAGGTTTGCGGCAGCCTGAAGGAAGCCCTGGAAGAGCTGGACAAGGGCCGTGCGTTCCTGACCAAGGGCGGCGTGTTCAGCGACGATTTCATCGACGCCTACATCGCCCTGAAAAGCGAAGAAGAAATCAAGGTTCGCACCTTCGTGCACCCACTGGAATACGAGCTGTACTACAGCTGCTGA
- a CDS encoding chorismate mutase — protein MKSSLNLFFVLACALLASLARADDAPASLAPLLGSIGARLALADQVALSKWDSHKAVEDRPREQQVIAGATAQAIRHGLDEATVGQFFAAQIEANKLVQYARLSAWHLQGQAPDTPRQTLAGQIRTQLDQLQERLLQQLAAFAPSRTDPRCPQWLARANQASDVDPLRQLAMIRATAELCVFKD, from the coding sequence ATGAAGTCGTCCCTGAACCTGTTTTTTGTCCTGGCCTGCGCCCTGCTCGCCAGCCTGGCCCGGGCCGATGACGCCCCCGCCAGCCTCGCCCCCTTGCTGGGCAGCATCGGCGCACGCCTGGCACTTGCCGACCAGGTGGCCCTGAGCAAATGGGACAGCCACAAGGCCGTGGAAGACCGACCGCGCGAGCAGCAGGTGATCGCAGGCGCCACGGCCCAGGCCATCCGCCATGGCCTGGATGAGGCTACGGTCGGGCAATTCTTCGCGGCGCAGATCGAGGCCAACAAGCTGGTGCAGTACGCCAGGCTTTCGGCCTGGCACCTGCAAGGCCAGGCACCGGACACACCACGCCAGACGCTGGCCGGGCAGATCCGCACGCAACTCGATCAGCTGCAAGAGCGCCTGCTGCAACAACTCGCCGCCTTCGCCCCCTCCCGCACCGACCCTCGATGCCCGCAGTGGCTGGCCCGGGCCAACCAGGCCAGCGATGTGGACCCTCTCCGGCAACTGGCGATGATCCGCGCCACCGCCGAGTTATGTGTGTTCAAAGATTAA
- a CDS encoding glycogen/starch/alpha-glucan phosphorylase — protein MTQEPQVRDTEVAAFREAVLTKLTYAVGKDPDHAFDHDWFEAIALAARDHMVDRWMDHTRQIYRRGQKRVYYLSLEFLIGRLLIDSLSNLGLLDVAREALSDLGVDLERIRLLEPDAALGNGGLGRLAACFMESMSTLGIAGHGYGIRYEHGLFRQAIVDGWQQEQTEHWLDFGNPWEFERPEVIYSIGFGGSVETVTDEAGGSRQVWWPAETVRAVAYDTPVVGWRGASVNTLRLWRARAMEELHLERFNAGDHLGAVAEVARAESISRVLYPADSTEAGQELRLRQEYFFVSASLQDLLRRHKNMHDSVLSLGEHAAIQLNDTHPSIAVAELMRQLVDLHGIAWDAAWQITVETLAYTNHTLLPEALETWAVGLMERLLPRHMQIIYLINAQHIDALRAKGLHDFDVLRAVSLIEEDNGRRVRMGNLAFLGSHSVNGVSGLHTQLMRSTVFSELHKLYPERINNKTNGITFRRWLYQANPQLTQMLVDALGPELLDSPEDRLPALEPFAEKPAFRKQFAEQRLHSKRALAAIIHERLGIAVNPAAMFDVQVKRIHEYKRQLLNLLHTVALYQAIRAEPETDWVPRVKIFSGKAAASYHQAKLIIKLTNDIARTVNNDPTVRGLLKVVFLPNYNVSLAESIIPAADLSEQISTAGFEASGTSNMKFGLNGALTIGTLDGANVEMCERVGAEHMFIFGLSAQQVEARKRNGEFSAVPDVAASHRLNDVLQAIRGGVFSPDDPSRYTGLVDSLVDHDRFLVCADFDAYWSAQARVEERWHDSKEWWRSAVLNSARMGWFSSDRTIREYATDIWKALE, from the coding sequence ATGACTCAGGAACCCCAGGTTCGCGACACGGAGGTGGCGGCTTTTCGCGAAGCTGTCTTGACCAAACTCACCTATGCGGTCGGCAAGGACCCGGACCATGCCTTCGACCACGACTGGTTCGAGGCCATTGCCCTGGCGGCCCGGGACCACATGGTCGATCGCTGGATGGACCACACACGGCAGATCTATCGCCGAGGGCAGAAGCGGGTGTACTACCTGTCCCTGGAGTTCCTGATCGGTCGGTTGCTGATCGACAGCCTGAGCAACCTCGGGCTGCTGGATGTGGCCCGTGAAGCCCTCTCCGACCTGGGGGTGGACCTGGAACGCATTCGCCTGCTGGAGCCCGATGCAGCCCTGGGCAACGGTGGTCTCGGGCGCCTGGCGGCATGTTTCATGGAAAGCATGTCGACCCTGGGTATTGCCGGCCACGGTTATGGCATCCGCTACGAACACGGGCTGTTCCGCCAGGCCATCGTCGATGGCTGGCAGCAGGAGCAGACCGAGCACTGGCTGGACTTCGGCAACCCGTGGGAGTTCGAGCGGCCCGAAGTGATCTACTCCATCGGTTTTGGCGGCAGCGTCGAGACCGTGACCGACGAGGCGGGTGGTTCCCGTCAGGTCTGGTGGCCGGCAGAGACGGTGCGCGCGGTGGCCTACGACACCCCGGTGGTGGGCTGGCGCGGGGCCAGCGTCAATACCCTGAGGCTGTGGCGGGCCCGAGCCATGGAGGAGCTGCACCTGGAACGCTTCAATGCCGGGGACCATCTGGGGGCCGTGGCCGAGGTGGCCCGGGCCGAGAGCATTTCCCGGGTGTTGTACCCGGCCGACAGCACCGAGGCCGGCCAGGAACTGCGCCTGCGTCAGGAATACTTCTTCGTTTCGGCCTCGTTGCAGGACCTGCTGCGTCGGCACAAGAACATGCACGATTCGGTGCTCAGCCTCGGCGAGCATGCAGCCATCCAGCTCAACGACACTCACCCCTCGATCGCCGTGGCCGAGCTGATGCGCCAGTTGGTGGACCTGCACGGTATCGCCTGGGATGCGGCGTGGCAGATCACCGTGGAAACCCTGGCCTACACCAACCACACCCTGCTGCCCGAGGCGCTGGAAACCTGGGCGGTAGGATTGATGGAGCGTTTGCTGCCGAGGCACATGCAGATCATCTACCTGATCAATGCCCAGCACATTGACGCGCTGCGGGCCAAGGGCCTGCACGATTTCGACGTGCTGCGCGCGGTGTCTCTGATCGAAGAGGACAACGGGCGCCGGGTGCGGATGGGCAACCTGGCCTTCCTCGGTTCCCACAGCGTCAACGGTGTGTCCGGCCTGCATACCCAGCTGATGCGCAGCACGGTGTTCTCCGAGTTGCACAAGCTCTACCCCGAGAGGATCAACAACAAGACCAACGGCATCACCTTCCGCCGCTGGTTGTACCAGGCCAATCCGCAACTGACCCAGATGCTGGTCGATGCCCTGGGACCGGAGTTGCTGGACAGCCCCGAGGACCGGCTGCCGGCGCTCGAGCCCTTTGCCGAGAAACCGGCGTTTCGCAAGCAGTTCGCCGAGCAGCGCCTGCACAGCAAGCGGGCCCTGGCGGCGATCATCCACGAACGGTTGGGGATCGCAGTCAACCCGGCGGCGATGTTCGATGTGCAGGTCAAGCGAATCCACGAGTACAAGCGCCAACTGCTCAACCTGTTGCACACCGTGGCCCTGTACCAGGCGATCCGCGCGGAACCGGAAACCGACTGGGTGCCACGGGTGAAGATCTTCTCCGGCAAGGCAGCCGCCAGCTACCACCAGGCCAAGCTGATCATCAAGCTGACCAACGACATCGCCCGCACGGTGAACAACGACCCGACGGTGCGCGGGTTGCTCAAGGTGGTGTTCCTGCCCAACTACAACGTCAGCCTGGCGGAGAGCATCATTCCTGCCGCCGACCTGTCGGAGCAGATCTCCACCGCCGGGTTCGAGGCCTCGGGCACCAGCAACATGAAGTTCGGCCTCAACGGCGCCTTGACCATCGGCACCCTGGACGGGGCCAACGTCGAGATGTGCGAGCGCGTCGGGGCCGAGCACATGTTCATCTTCGGCCTCAGTGCGCAGCAGGTGGAGGCGCGCAAGCGCAACGGCGAGTTCAGCGCGGTGCCGGATGTTGCCGCCTCCCATCGCCTCAACGATGTCCTGCAGGCGATCCGGGGCGGGGTGTTCTCCCCGGACGACCCGTCGCGCTACACCGGCCTGGTCGATTCACTGGTCGACCACGACCGGTTCCTGGTCTGCGCCGACTTCGACGCTTACTGGAGCGCCCAGGCCAGGGTCGAGGAGCGCTGGCACGATTCCAAGGAGTGGTGGCGCTCGGCCGTGCTCAATAGCGCGCGAATGGGCTGGTTTTCCTCGGACCGGACCATCCGCGAGTACGCCACGGACATCTGGAAGGCCCTGGAGTAG